A single window of Salvia splendens isolate huo1 chromosome 6, SspV2, whole genome shotgun sequence DNA harbors:
- the LOC121809144 gene encoding protein FAR-RED IMPAIRED RESPONSE 1-like, whose translation MASPTTSTQDYHANPETPLSTGDAVRRDMMHELFGSSAESENSMEHEVMNEDDGDSYELSNQIEEDGDENMEDEEDLFGADKHACEELMKNGPQSGLEFESRERIFATYQAFAKVKGFSIITRTARSDKYLLLSCGRARKPNAKKYTKKINCPTRLNAIKQDNGNWKISTFCNEHNHDLEPQLSEFMPAHRHLTTHLKVLLEAYDRAGSRLCKSVRTMEVLAGGPSNLGASTRDCRNHVDKMRRLRLGDGDANAIQKMFKRLQQNDRDFFYLIDIGDDSRLRHVMWIHPRSRAAYQDFHDVVSFDTTYLVNQYNMPFGTVVGVNHHHHSILLGCCLLSDERAESFKWFFSNWLDAMGGVQPTAILSDQDESITIALREVLPDSIHRFCLWHIVSKSSKKFRGIANFEMACLDFNRVIHGSFSIPEFENNWLDFQVKYNLHENSWIKNLYEIRQSWVPVYSKHIFWAGMMSTQRSESMHAFFDNYINSRSTLKIFVEQYEICIVDKIRKELQAEYSTKCRPITCVSEFKWESQFAKVYTNNIMELLQKQVKKIWNCNLILLESDSSSMDRYDITETRTSSKYPSPNELHFMVEHRPVGGYFDCNCKKFENKGIFCCHILKVLVFKKIDHVSERYILRRWRKDVYRPHFSISFAGAYPHMSKEYKQFQEMEQEFIKCSNLAIDSEEKISFVKDKFKEIQRDLKRWKPAGTISLRSQNTSEAIEIDAGNIPILDPVVVTRKGRPRTARFKDPAENRKGRGRGRGRGRSGVRGPSVS comes from the coding sequence GAGAATATGGAGGATGAAGAAGATTTATTTGGAGCTGATAAGCATGCATGTGAAGAGTTGATGAAAAATGGGCCTCAATCTGGTTTAGAGTTTGAAAGTAGAGAACGGATCTTTGCAACATATCAAGCTTTTGCGAAGGTAAAGGGATTTAGTATTATAACAAGAACTGCACGTAGTGATAAGTATCTTTTGCTCTCATGCGGAAGGGCCCGAAAGCCAAATGCAAAGAAATAcactaagaaaatcaattgTCCTACTCGTTTGAATGCGATAAAACAGGACAACGGCAATTGGAAGATTTCAACATTTTGCAATGAGCATAACCACGATCTAGAGCCACAACTTTCTGAATTTATGCCGGCACATAGGCACCTGACAACTCATTTGAAGGTCCTTTTAGAGGCATATGACCGTGCAGGATCAAGGTTATGTAAGAGTGTAAGAACGATGGAAGTTCTTGCCGGCGGGCCATCTAATTTAGGAGCTTCGACGAGAGATTGCAGAAATCATGTTGACAAAATGCGGAGGCTAAGACTAGGAGATGGAGATGCTAATGCCATTCAAAAGATGTTTAAGAGGCTGCAGCAAAATGATAGAGACTTCTTTTATCTGATCGATATTGGTGATGATTCTAGACTTCGCCATGTCATGTGGATTCATCCGCGGAGTAGGGCTGCATACCAGGATTTCCACGACGTCGTGAGCTTTGACACGACTTATCTCGTCAATCAATACAATATGCCTTTTGGAACTGTTGTGGGGGTTAATCATCACCACCACTCCATTCTATTAGGATGTTGTCTATTGAGCGACGAGCGTGCAGAATCATTCAAATGGTTCTTTAGTAATTGGCTGGACGCAATGGGAGGTGTTCAACCGACGGCAATTTTGAGTGATCAAGATGAAAGCATTACGATCGCATTGAGAGAAGTATTGCCTGACAGTATCCACCGCTTCTGTTTGTGGCATATTGTTTCGAAGAGCTCCAAGAAATTCAGAGGTATCGCTAATTTTGAAATGGCTTGTTTAGATTTCAATCGAGTGATACATGGCAGTTTTAGTATTCCGGAATTTGAAAATAATTGGCTCGATTTTCAAGTTAAGTATAACTTACATGAAAATAGTTGGATAAAAAACTTATATGAAATAAGGCAAAGTTGGGTGCCAGTATACTCAAAGCACATCTTTTGGGCTGGCATGATGTCGACTCAAAGAAGTGAGTCAATGCATGCATTCTTCGATAATTACATCAATTCGAGGAGTACTTTGAAAATCTTTGTTGAGCAATATGAGATTTGTATCGTCGATAAGATTCGAAAAGAGCTTCAAGCTGAATATTCGACGAAGTGCAGGCCTATCACTTGTGTGTCAGAGTTTAAGTGGGAATCACAATTTGCTAAGGTATACACTAATAATATCATGGAGCTTCTTCAGAAACAAGTGAAAAAGATTTGGAATTGCAATCTCATTTTGTTGGAGTCAGATAGTAGCTCAATGGATAGATATGATATTACTGAGACACGTACATCGAGCAAGTATCCCTCTCCCAACGAGCTACATTTCATGGTTGAGCATCGGCCTGTTGGGGGCTATTTTGATTGCAATTGCAAGAAATTCGAGAACAAAGGTATTTTCTGCTGTCATATATTGAAGGTTTTGGTATTCAAAAAAATTGATCATGTCAGCGAAAGATATATTTTACGGCGATGGCGGAAGGATGTATATAGGCCACATTTTAGCATTTCTTTTGCGGGTGCATATCCACACATGTCCAAGGAGTATAAACAATTTCAAGAGATGGAACAAGAGTTTATAAAATGCAGCAATTTGGCAATCGATTCGGAGGAGAAAATCAGTTTTGTCAAAGATAAGTTCAAAGAAATTCAAAGAGATCTTAAGAGATGGAAACCTGCCGGCACAATTTCTCTTCGAAGCCAAAATACATCTGAAGCAATAGAAATTGATGCAGGTAATATTCCCATTTTAGATCCGGTTGTTGTCACTCGCAAAGGAAGGCCAAGGACTGCTCGATTTAAAGATCCAGCTGAAAATAGGAAAGGTCGTGGCCGTGGTCGTGGTCGAGGTCGAAGTGGAGTTCGTGGTCCTTCTGTAAGTTGA